A region of Phytohabitans rumicis DNA encodes the following proteins:
- a CDS encoding PucR family transcriptional regulator, whose protein sequence is MQPQTGPERRLDLTRILDNLGATLLAAAGGDPRTAGPVGGVAIYDPVDEPVLPPGALVLGVGVTGADRVADLLRRVAAQGAAALVVRAPVEVDGGVRQAVAETGVVLLGLAPGASWAQIHALLRSLTAEAEPAGLDAFAGDDLFAVANAICALIDAPVTIEDTESRVLAFSARQDEADHIRIETILGRKVPEPYAQKDAERGAFQRLYRTDGPVFLHAIESGHPDGTLPRVAIAVRAGQELLGSIWAAVRGPLTADQAQALSDSAKLVALHLLKLRAGTGVGQRLMAELVAAVLQGGPEATRAAARLGLEGTPAVVAAMGLAEPADAGAPLDPVLSARRATDLQHASDALALHLSAVRPGAAVALLEGVVYAVLPVGPRAARPSSGSGGDGDHDEAEERAVRLCQEFLDRTGARVPTLIGVGRVVSTAVELRRSRDDAERALRVLRTTGGRKVVRAADVEVDGLLLDLRDLAEARGRGPVGPLARLAAYDAAKGTALLPSLRAWLDAHGDVIVASTAVHVHENTFRYRLRRIAEIGQLDLADPEVRFATAVQLRVFELS, encoded by the coding sequence ATGCAGCCCCAGACCGGGCCCGAGCGCCGGCTCGACCTCACCCGGATCCTCGACAACCTGGGCGCCACGCTGCTGGCGGCGGCCGGCGGCGACCCGCGCACGGCGGGCCCGGTCGGCGGTGTCGCGATCTACGACCCGGTCGACGAGCCGGTGCTGCCGCCCGGCGCGCTGGTGCTGGGCGTCGGCGTGACCGGCGCGGACCGGGTCGCGGACCTGCTGCGCCGGGTCGCCGCGCAGGGCGCCGCCGCGCTGGTGGTGCGCGCGCCGGTCGAGGTGGACGGCGGTGTGCGGCAGGCGGTCGCCGAGACCGGCGTGGTGCTGCTCGGGCTGGCGCCGGGCGCGTCGTGGGCGCAGATCCACGCGCTGCTGCGGTCGCTGACCGCCGAGGCCGAGCCGGCCGGCCTGGACGCGTTCGCCGGCGACGACCTCTTCGCGGTGGCGAACGCGATCTGCGCCCTCATCGACGCGCCGGTCACCATCGAGGACACCGAGTCGCGGGTGCTGGCGTTCTCCGCCCGGCAGGACGAGGCCGACCACATCCGGATCGAGACCATCCTGGGCCGCAAGGTGCCGGAGCCGTACGCCCAGAAGGACGCCGAGCGCGGCGCGTTCCAGCGGCTGTACCGCACGGACGGGCCGGTCTTCCTGCACGCGATCGAGTCGGGCCACCCGGACGGCACGCTGCCCCGGGTGGCCATCGCGGTCCGCGCCGGGCAGGAGCTGCTCGGCTCGATCTGGGCGGCGGTGCGCGGCCCGCTGACCGCCGACCAGGCGCAGGCGTTGTCCGACTCGGCCAAGCTGGTCGCCCTGCACCTGCTCAAGCTGCGGGCCGGCACCGGCGTCGGTCAGCGGCTGATGGCCGAGCTGGTCGCCGCGGTGCTGCAGGGCGGGCCGGAGGCGACGCGGGCGGCGGCCCGGCTGGGCCTGGAGGGCACGCCCGCGGTGGTGGCGGCCATGGGGCTCGCGGAGCCGGCCGACGCCGGGGCGCCGCTGGATCCCGTCCTGTCGGCGCGCCGCGCGACCGATCTGCAGCACGCCAGCGACGCGCTCGCGCTGCACCTGTCGGCGGTACGGCCGGGTGCGGCGGTGGCGCTGCTGGAGGGCGTGGTGTACGCCGTCCTGCCGGTGGGGCCGCGGGCCGCCCGACCGTCGTCCGGCTCGGGCGGCGACGGCGACCACGACGAGGCCGAGGAGCGGGCCGTACGGCTGTGCCAGGAGTTCCTGGACCGCACCGGCGCCCGGGTACCCACGCTGATCGGCGTCGGCCGGGTGGTGAGCACCGCGGTCGAGCTGCGCCGGTCCCGCGACGACGCCGAGCGGGCGCTGCGGGTGCTGCGTACCACCGGTGGCCGGAAGGTGGTGCGGGCGGCCGACGTGGAGGTGGACGGGCTGCTGCTGGACCTGCGGGACCTGGCCGAGGCGCGCGGCCGCGGCCCGGTCGGCCCGCTGGCCCGGCTGGCGGCGTACGACGCGGCGAAGGGCACCGCGCTGTTGCCCTCGCTGCGCGCCTGGCTGGACGCGCACGGCGACGTCATCGTGGCGAGCACCGCCGTGCACGTGCACGAGAACACGTTCCGGTACCGGTTGCGGCGCATCGCCGAGATCGGCCAGCTCGACCTGGCCGATCCCGAGGTGCGGTTCGCGACCGCCGTCCAGTTGCGCGTCTTCGAGCTGAGCTAG
- a CDS encoding sugar phosphate isomerase/epimerase family protein codes for MRLAATGIEVLDVELARISPEQNPRDFLRFLEAGAELGARHVITQLPDPDRVRKIDRFAQLCELARPLGLTVDLEFPSWTETPDLREAVRVLRGADQPNAGILVDLLHFARSGSSVADLRQLPTEWFHFVHVCDAPAGVPATNEGLIHTARFERLFPGEGGIDVHGILAALPPGLPYALEIPRATLVAQVGGKEHARLAIATARGVLDRATLERAAQ; via the coding sequence GTGCGCCTGGCCGCCACCGGCATCGAGGTGCTGGACGTCGAGCTGGCCCGGATCAGCCCGGAGCAGAACCCGCGCGACTTCCTGCGGTTCCTGGAGGCGGGCGCGGAGCTCGGCGCCCGGCACGTCATCACCCAGCTGCCCGATCCGGACCGGGTCCGCAAGATCGACCGGTTCGCGCAGCTGTGCGAGCTGGCCCGGCCGCTCGGCCTCACCGTCGACCTCGAGTTTCCCTCGTGGACCGAGACGCCCGACCTGCGCGAGGCCGTCCGCGTACTGCGCGGCGCCGACCAGCCCAACGCCGGCATCCTGGTGGACCTGTTGCACTTCGCGCGGTCCGGGTCCAGCGTGGCCGACCTGCGCCAACTGCCCACCGAGTGGTTCCACTTCGTCCACGTCTGCGACGCGCCGGCCGGGGTGCCCGCCACCAACGAGGGCCTCATCCACACCGCGCGCTTCGAGCGGCTGTTCCCCGGCGAGGGCGGCATCGACGTGCACGGGATCCTCGCCGCCCTGCCGCCCGGCCTGCCGTACGCCCTGGAGATCCCCCGGGCGACGCTCGTGGCGCAGGTCGGCGGGAAGGAACACGCCCGGCTGGCGATCGCCACCGCCCGCGGCGTCCTGGACCGTGCCACCCTCGAACGTGCGGCACAATGA
- a CDS encoding GNAT family N-acetyltransferase, with amino-acid sequence MLVDTISAAAREAAAAAERAAGVRVRELADRAELRAASELLRAIWRPAGGEPLLAPDLMRAMAKAGCYLAGAYDGPALVGVCVGFFHPPADAALHSHVAGVAPHAQGRGIGFALKAHQRAWALERGASTVSWTFDPLVRRNAYFNIARLGAGVAEYLTNFYGPMEDALNRGEESDRVLVRWDLSGTGPAAVADGADPAVALSEGPDGWPVLGRVDAARVRVGVPSSIGALRRDEPGAARAWRAALREVLGGLLAEGAAVTGFHRAGWYMITKPETGPNLG; translated from the coding sequence GTGCTTGTCGACACCATCAGCGCCGCCGCGCGCGAGGCGGCCGCGGCGGCCGAGCGCGCCGCCGGGGTACGCGTGCGCGAGCTGGCCGACCGGGCAGAGCTGCGCGCGGCGTCGGAGCTGCTGCGCGCCATCTGGCGGCCGGCGGGCGGCGAGCCGCTGCTGGCTCCGGACCTGATGCGGGCGATGGCGAAGGCCGGCTGCTACCTGGCCGGCGCGTACGACGGGCCGGCCCTGGTCGGCGTCTGCGTGGGCTTCTTCCACCCGCCCGCGGACGCCGCCCTGCACAGCCACGTGGCCGGGGTGGCGCCGCACGCCCAGGGCCGGGGCATCGGGTTCGCGCTCAAGGCGCACCAGCGGGCCTGGGCACTCGAACGCGGCGCCAGCACCGTCTCCTGGACCTTCGATCCGCTGGTACGCCGCAACGCGTACTTCAACATCGCGCGGCTCGGCGCCGGGGTCGCCGAGTACCTGACGAACTTCTACGGTCCGATGGAGGACGCGCTCAACCGGGGCGAGGAGTCGGACCGCGTACTCGTGCGCTGGGACCTGTCGGGCACGGGCCCGGCGGCGGTCGCGGACGGCGCGGACCCGGCGGTCGCGCTGTCCGAGGGGCCCGACGGGTGGCCGGTGCTGGGGCGGGTGGACGCCGCCCGGGTACGGGTCGGCGTGCCCTCGTCGATCGGCGCGCTGCGCCGCGACGAGCCCGGCGCGGCGCGGGCCTGGCGGGCGGCGCTGCGCGAGGTGCTCGGCGGCCTCCTGGCCGAAGGCGCGGCGGTCACCGGCTTCCACCGGGCCGGCTGGTACATGATCACTAAACCCGAGACAGGCCCTAACCTGGGGTGA
- a CDS encoding shikimate dehydrogenase has translation MDAPGTGERFLVGLVGAGIGTSLSPPLHEREADHQGLRYLYQVIDIADLGLPAGAVGELMAAARRFGFRGLNITHPCKQAAVDHLDQMSPDAAAIGAVNTVVWSGGVSVGYNTDWYGFTKSFEQGLPGAAARRVVLLGAGGAGAAVAHALLWLGTDRLTVVDADAGRAGRLVTALVDRFGADRVDGGGPELLAERLAGADGLVNATPVGMAAYPGTPLPVRLLRPDLWVVDIIYRPLETELLRRAREIGCRTLGGGGMVVFQAAEAFRLFAGVAPDAERMLRHFEVLTSADVGAGRG, from the coding sequence TTGGACGCACCGGGCACGGGCGAGCGGTTCCTGGTCGGGCTGGTCGGGGCCGGCATCGGCACGTCGCTGAGTCCACCGCTGCACGAGCGGGAGGCGGACCACCAGGGGCTGCGCTACCTGTACCAGGTGATCGACATCGCCGACCTGGGGCTGCCCGCCGGGGCGGTGGGGGAGTTGATGGCCGCCGCGCGCCGGTTCGGGTTCCGCGGGCTGAACATCACCCACCCGTGCAAGCAGGCGGCCGTCGACCACCTCGACCAGATGTCGCCGGACGCGGCCGCGATCGGCGCGGTGAACACGGTGGTGTGGTCCGGCGGCGTGTCGGTCGGCTACAACACCGACTGGTACGGCTTCACCAAGAGCTTCGAGCAGGGGCTGCCCGGTGCGGCGGCGCGCCGGGTGGTGCTGCTCGGTGCCGGTGGGGCGGGCGCGGCCGTCGCGCACGCGCTGCTGTGGCTCGGCACCGACCGGCTCACCGTCGTCGACGCGGACGCCGGTCGGGCCGGCCGCCTGGTGACGGCGCTGGTCGACCGGTTCGGGGCCGACCGGGTCGACGGCGGCGGGCCCGAGCTGCTGGCCGAGCGGCTCGCCGGCGCGGACGGCCTGGTCAACGCGACACCGGTGGGCATGGCGGCGTACCCGGGAACGCCACTGCCGGTGCGGCTGCTGCGGCCGGACCTGTGGGTCGTGGACATCATCTACCGGCCGCTGGAGACCGAATTGCTGCGCCGGGCGCGGGAGATCGGCTGCCGGACCCTGGGCGGCGGCGGCATGGTCGTCTTCCAGGCCGCCGAGGCGTTCCGGCTCTTCGCCGGGGTGGCCCCGGACGCCGAGCGGATGCTGCGCCACTTCGAGGTGCTCACCTCCGCCGACGTGGGGGCCGGCCGTGGCTGA
- a CDS encoding amidohydrolase produces the protein MDVLLRRVRAGLGGPLVDVRLAGGVVAAIGTGEPAGGARVIDARGGTLLPGLVDAHVHAAQWASHRRRVPLDAATSARAVVDLLANQPPAGPGEVLMGAGFRDGLWPDAPHKDLLERALPGQPVALFSADLHTLWLSPAALRLIGWEHPTGVLVENDCYEATSALPAAPVELLDRWVLEAAAAAAARGVTGIRDFEYADTVTDWTRRLAAGPPAVRVECVIARPVLDDAIARGHRTGDPIGETDGLLTVGPYKLFVDGSLNTRTAYCHDPYPGTAFHGRLELPPEELVPLMDRAYRHGILPAVHAIGDHATAIALDAFARVGCPGRIEHAQLVHPGDLARFAALDLTVGVQPAHAPDDRDVADRHWAGRTGRAFPYADLLAAGARLEIGSDAPVSPLDPWDGIASAVTRSDDGRPSWHPEQAIPLAEALRAASGGRAGVRVGDPADLIVVGTDPGEVAPQDLRHIPVTATFLAGRPTHLAA, from the coding sequence ATGGACGTGCTGCTGCGCCGGGTCCGGGCCGGGCTGGGCGGCCCGCTGGTCGACGTGCGGCTGGCCGGCGGCGTCGTCGCCGCGATCGGCACCGGCGAGCCGGCCGGCGGCGCCCGGGTCATCGACGCGCGCGGCGGGACGCTGCTGCCGGGCCTGGTCGACGCGCACGTGCACGCCGCGCAGTGGGCCAGCCACCGGCGCCGGGTGCCGCTGGACGCCGCGACCTCCGCCCGGGCGGTCGTCGACCTGCTGGCCAACCAGCCGCCCGCCGGCCCCGGCGAGGTGCTCATGGGCGCCGGCTTCCGGGACGGGCTGTGGCCCGACGCGCCGCACAAGGACCTGCTGGAACGGGCGCTGCCCGGCCAGCCGGTGGCACTGTTCAGCGCCGACCTGCACACGCTGTGGCTCAGCCCGGCCGCGCTGCGGCTGATCGGGTGGGAGCACCCGACCGGCGTACTGGTCGAGAACGACTGCTACGAGGCGACGTCGGCGCTGCCCGCGGCGCCGGTGGAGCTGCTGGACCGCTGGGTCCTGGAGGCGGCGGCCGCGGCGGCGGCGCGCGGCGTGACCGGGATCCGCGACTTCGAGTACGCCGACACGGTCACCGACTGGACCCGGCGGCTCGCGGCCGGCCCGCCCGCCGTACGGGTGGAGTGCGTGATCGCCCGGCCGGTGCTGGACGACGCCATCGCCCGCGGCCACCGCACCGGCGACCCCATCGGGGAGACGGACGGGCTGCTCACGGTCGGGCCGTACAAGCTGTTCGTGGACGGGTCGCTCAACACCCGCACCGCGTACTGCCACGACCCGTACCCGGGGACGGCCTTCCACGGGCGGCTGGAGCTGCCGCCGGAGGAGCTCGTCCCGCTGATGGACCGGGCGTACCGGCACGGCATCCTGCCCGCGGTGCACGCGATCGGCGACCATGCCACCGCCATCGCCCTCGACGCGTTCGCCCGGGTGGGCTGTCCCGGCCGGATCGAGCACGCCCAGCTGGTCCACCCCGGCGACCTGGCCCGGTTCGCGGCGCTCGACCTGACCGTCGGTGTGCAGCCGGCGCACGCCCCGGACGACCGCGACGTGGCCGACCGGCACTGGGCCGGGCGCACCGGCCGCGCCTTCCCGTACGCCGACCTGCTCGCCGCCGGCGCCCGGCTGGAGATCGGCTCGGACGCGCCGGTGTCGCCGCTGGACCCGTGGGACGGCATCGCCTCGGCGGTCACCCGCTCCGACGACGGCCGGCCGTCGTGGCATCCGGAGCAGGCGATCCCCCTCGCCGAGGCGCTGCGCGCGGCCAGCGGCGGGCGCGCGGGCGTACGGGTCGGCGACCCGGCCGACCTGATCGTGGTCGGCACCGACCCCGGCGAGGTGGCACCGCAGGACCTGCGGCACATCCCGGTCACCGCCACGTTCCTGGCCGGCCGGCCGACCCACCTGGCCGCCTAG
- a CDS encoding TetR/AcrR family transcriptional regulator, whose product MTAPAPPDRQRDAERTRGEILAVATREFADRGYNGARVDEIAARTRTTKRMIYYYFGGKEQLYVAVLEQAYAEIREAEQTVDVGHLDPVTAIRRLAEITFDHHEAHPDFIRLVSTENIHRAEHLAQAPGLVTLNTPAIRLIGDILERGRAARLFRYDVDAIDVHMMISAYCFFRVANQHTFGTIFGRDLMAPAARDHYRAMVGDMIVRYLTDTGAG is encoded by the coding sequence ATGACGGCACCTGCCCCGCCCGACCGCCAGCGGGACGCCGAGCGCACCCGGGGCGAGATCCTCGCCGTCGCCACCCGCGAGTTCGCCGACCGCGGCTACAACGGCGCCCGGGTCGACGAGATCGCCGCCCGCACCCGCACCACCAAGCGGATGATCTACTACTACTTCGGCGGCAAGGAGCAGCTCTACGTCGCCGTGCTGGAACAGGCGTACGCCGAGATCCGCGAGGCCGAGCAGACCGTCGACGTCGGCCACCTCGACCCGGTCACCGCGATCCGCCGGCTCGCCGAGATCACCTTCGACCACCACGAGGCGCACCCGGACTTCATCCGGCTGGTGAGCACGGAGAACATCCACCGCGCCGAGCACCTGGCGCAGGCGCCGGGCCTGGTCACCCTGAACACGCCGGCCATCCGGCTCATCGGCGACATCCTCGAACGCGGCCGGGCCGCGCGGCTGTTCCGGTACGACGTGGACGCCATCGACGTACACATGATGATCAGCGCGTACTGCTTCTTCCGGGTCGCCAACCAGCACACGTTCGGCACCATCTTCGGCCGCGACCTCATGGCCCCGGCCGCCCGGGACCACTACCGCGCCATGGTCGGCGACATGATCGTCCGCTACCTCACCGACACCGGTGCCGGCTGA
- a CDS encoding class I SAM-dependent methyltransferase, with translation MSVDPVAHNRAAWDLQVERGNEWSRPVSAQTVAKARAGDWSVVLIGYEPVDRSWFPAELAGTDVLCLASGGGQQGPTLSAAGARVTVLDNSPRQLEQDATVAARDDLPLRTVLGDMSDLSAFADASFDLVFNPVSNLFVPRLAPVWRECFRVLRPGGALLCGFVNPDVYLFDHESLDTRGELVVRHRLPYSDLTHVPADERERLWGAGAPLEYSHTMAEQVGGQLAAGFVITGFAEAPHHADATAGWLPGYFATRAVKPG, from the coding sequence ATGAGTGTTGATCCGGTGGCGCACAACCGGGCCGCCTGGGACCTTCAGGTCGAGCGGGGTAACGAGTGGTCGCGGCCGGTCTCGGCGCAGACGGTCGCGAAGGCGCGGGCCGGCGACTGGTCGGTCGTGCTGATCGGCTACGAGCCGGTGGACCGGTCCTGGTTCCCGGCCGAGCTGGCCGGCACGGACGTGCTGTGCCTGGCCTCCGGCGGCGGGCAGCAGGGGCCGACGCTGTCGGCGGCGGGCGCGCGGGTCACCGTCCTGGACAACTCGCCGCGCCAGCTCGAACAGGACGCGACGGTCGCCGCCCGGGACGACCTGCCGTTGCGCACCGTCCTCGGCGACATGAGTGACCTGTCGGCCTTCGCCGACGCCTCCTTCGACCTGGTCTTCAACCCGGTCTCGAACCTGTTCGTGCCGCGGCTCGCGCCGGTGTGGCGGGAGTGCTTCCGGGTGCTGCGCCCGGGTGGGGCGCTGCTGTGCGGCTTCGTCAACCCGGACGTCTACCTCTTCGACCACGAGTCCCTGGACACCCGGGGCGAGCTGGTGGTCCGGCACCGGTTGCCGTACAGCGACCTGACGCACGTCCCCGCCGACGAGCGCGAACGGCTGTGGGGCGCGGGCGCGCCGCTGGAGTACAGCCACACCATGGCCGAGCAGGTCGGCGGCCAGCTCGCCGCCGGCTTCGTGATCACCGGGTTCGCCGAGGCGCCGCACCACGCCGACGCCACCGCGGGCTGGCTGCCCGGCTACTTCGCCACCCGGGCGGTCAAGCCGGGCTGA